A region of Prochlorococcus marinus subsp. pastoris str. CCMP1986 DNA encodes the following proteins:
- the proB gene encoding glutamate 5-kinase, with amino-acid sequence MKKWVVKIGTSILRGNEDQSTEQVIESLCKSLTSFIFKGNKVILVTSGAVGLGCKKLNLNTRPKELSALQAVAAVGQVNLMTLYEKTMKKLGHNIAQILITKTDFDSRESFNNASKTFQKLIDLNVIPIVNENDSIANEELKYGDNDTLSALVALAINANKLILLTDIENLYSKDPRNNEDAHPIKEVNSNQLKIIKDKNIQNYNNEWGTGGITTKLIAAEIATKGGVEVQLADGRNENNLINIFNEKKIGTIFHPVDKPVGNKKSWLSHAIKTVGQITLDEGACLAIEQKGASLLVVGVKEVEGDFTVNQAVRIVNTNKKEVAKGITSMSSDSLKRILNKKENINSSMIVVHRDVLALT; translated from the coding sequence ATGAAAAAATGGGTCGTAAAAATTGGTACTAGTATTCTCAGAGGAAATGAGGATCAATCTACAGAACAAGTAATAGAAAGTTTATGTAAATCTCTAACAAGTTTTATTTTTAAAGGCAATAAAGTCATTCTCGTAACAAGTGGTGCGGTTGGATTAGGATGTAAAAAATTAAATTTGAATACAAGACCAAAGGAACTCAGTGCACTTCAAGCTGTAGCTGCAGTGGGACAAGTTAATTTAATGACTTTATATGAAAAGACAATGAAAAAGCTAGGTCATAATATAGCTCAAATACTAATAACAAAAACTGATTTTGATTCACGAGAATCCTTCAATAATGCTTCAAAAACATTTCAAAAGTTAATTGATCTGAATGTCATACCTATAGTCAACGAGAATGATTCTATTGCCAATGAAGAGCTTAAATATGGAGACAATGATACTCTTTCTGCTTTAGTTGCTTTAGCCATAAATGCCAATAAGCTGATTTTATTAACTGATATAGAAAATTTATATTCAAAAGACCCAAGAAATAATGAAGATGCTCATCCAATAAAAGAAGTTAATAGTAATCAATTGAAAATTATAAAAGATAAAAACATCCAAAATTATAATAACGAATGGGGGACAGGTGGTATTACAACAAAATTAATTGCTGCTGAAATAGCAACAAAAGGAGGTGTAGAAGTTCAATTAGCCGATGGCAGAAATGAGAATAATTTAATAAATATTTTCAATGAAAAAAAAATAGGGACAATATTTCATCCTGTTGATAAACCAGTAGGTAATAAAAAAAGTTGGTTATCTCATGCTATTAAAACAGTTGGACAAATAACATTAGATGAAGGTGCTTGTCTTGCAATTGAGCAAAAAGGTGCCTCTCTTCTAGTTGTAGGAGTTAAAGAGGTAGAAGGAGATTTTACTGTTAATCAGGCTGTTAGAATTGTAAATACTAATAAGAAAGAAGTTGCAAAAGGTATAACATCAATGAGTAGTGATTCTCTAAAAAGAATCTTAAATAAAAAAGAAAACATTAATTCATCAATGATCGTTGTTCATAGGGATGTTCTTGCTCTTACCTAA
- a CDS encoding YqeG family HAD IIIA-type phosphatase — MSSLVNIYWDSKLPIYEISHLKLQKEGIKSLLIDVDGTLLSRQSNIVPINVKNWIKESKKLFSMYLISNNPSNERIRKIAKELDIRYKSNALKPRKKITLDVISEMNEDSKNIAIIGDRIFTDIIVGNRCNIQTILVKRLSKNGLPININLTLILEKMISNFLK; from the coding sequence ATGAGTTCTCTTGTAAATATCTATTGGGACTCTAAATTACCTATATATGAAATATCTCATTTAAAACTACAAAAAGAAGGAATTAAAAGCTTATTAATAGATGTTGATGGTACATTATTAAGTCGCCAATCAAATATAGTTCCAATAAATGTAAAAAATTGGATAAAAGAATCTAAAAAATTATTCTCTATGTACTTAATTAGTAATAATCCCTCTAATGAACGAATTAGAAAGATTGCTAAGGAATTAGATATCAGATATAAATCAAACGCTCTGAAACCAAGAAAAAAAATTACTTTGGATGTAATTTCAGAAATGAATGAAGACTCAAAAAATATTGCAATAATAGGAGATAGAATTTTTACAGATATTATCGTGGGAAATAGATGTAATATTCAAACAATATTAGTTAAAAGATTAAGCAAAAATGGATTACCAATAAATATAAATTTAACATTAATCCTAGAAAAAATGATTTCTAATTTCTTAAAATGA
- a CDS encoding DUF3727 domain-containing protein, with protein sequence MNDHNSKDNYEAQTLILNDSNGNELFCYLEQIVKVEEKEYALLTPVDTPVSLFKINENDEPELIEKIEKNEQVLKNADAVLQEHDLKLIRSAVTLTVSGELEEPIYDELEEDGIEEESETYELLVSFNLLEQEYGLYIPLDPFFIVGKLINQGALLIEDDEFDKVQPLIESELEKSSF encoded by the coding sequence ATGAACGATCATAACTCCAAAGATAATTATGAGGCACAGACACTTATTTTAAATGATTCAAATGGAAATGAACTATTTTGTTATCTTGAACAAATAGTAAAGGTTGAAGAAAAAGAATATGCATTATTAACACCCGTAGATACACCAGTCAGTTTATTCAAAATTAATGAAAATGATGAGCCAGAATTAATTGAAAAAATTGAGAAAAACGAGCAAGTCTTAAAGAATGCTGATGCAGTTCTACAAGAACATGATCTAAAACTTATAAGATCCGCAGTTACATTAACTGTATCTGGTGAACTCGAAGAGCCAATTTATGATGAGTTAGAAGAAGATGGTATAGAGGAGGAAAGTGAAACATATGAATTACTTGTGAGTTTTAATTTATTGGAACAAGAATATGGATTATATATTCCTCTAGATCCTTTTTTTATCGTGGGAAAACTTATCAATCAAGGGGCATTATTAATTGAGGATGATGAATTTGATAAAGTTCAACCCTTAATAGAATCTGAGTTAGAAAAGAGTAGTTTTTAA
- the ruvX gene encoding Holliday junction resolvase RuvX — protein sequence MKYCKPKSKSILSLDVGLKRIGLAYCDSLFITVNILPALKRERNNNEIIIIKEHIKKHNLTGFIVGLPLDEAGGMTSQALDCKTYGEFLFNELKLPFSFVNEHSSTWESTNRFGVKKDKSGLIDSLSAKIILEQWIQEGPELKELVGNKQI from the coding sequence GTGAAATATTGCAAGCCCAAATCTAAGTCAATATTAAGTTTAGATGTTGGGCTAAAAAGAATAGGATTAGCATATTGTGATTCACTTTTTATTACGGTAAATATTCTTCCTGCATTAAAGAGAGAAAGAAATAATAACGAAATAATTATTATTAAAGAACACATTAAAAAACACAATTTAACTGGTTTTATCGTTGGTTTACCACTTGATGAGGCGGGGGGGATGACATCTCAAGCTCTTGATTGCAAAACTTATGGTGAATTTCTTTTTAATGAATTAAAACTTCCTTTTTCCTTCGTCAATGAACATAGCTCAACGTGGGAATCAACAAATAGATTTGGAGTAAAGAAAGATAAATCTGGACTTATTGATAGCTTATCTGCCAAAATAATTCTTGAGCAATGGATTCAGGAAGGTCCTGAGTTAAAAGAATTAGTGGGTAATAAACAAATATAA
- a CDS encoding thylakoid membrane photosystem I accumulation factor, with the protein MKLFQSILILLIFITSYPANASRDTNSYDGNIFPIYAGNGAIVPPQTTLEESLKNGRISVLFFYLDDSSDSKAMAPIISGLDLIWRNNIDLIALTTDELQSNSSKTDSNLPSYYWNGLIPQTIILDSTGEVKYDKNGLVNIDDLNKIIGELKGIDINETSFSVESFNEYNSIISEKKNDL; encoded by the coding sequence ATGAAGTTATTTCAATCAATACTTATCTTATTAATATTTATTACTTCTTATCCCGCTAATGCAAGTAGAGATACAAATAGCTATGACGGAAATATTTTTCCAATATATGCAGGTAATGGAGCTATAGTTCCTCCTCAAACTACTCTTGAAGAATCATTAAAAAACGGAAGGATCTCTGTTTTATTTTTTTATCTTGACGACAGCTCTGACAGTAAAGCTATGGCTCCAATAATCTCTGGATTAGATCTTATTTGGAGAAATAATATTGACTTAATTGCTCTTACTACAGATGAATTACAAAGTAACTCTTCTAAAACAGACTCGAATCTACCTAGTTATTATTGGAATGGTTTAATTCCTCAGACTATAATTTTGGATAGCACTGGAGAAGTTAAATATGATAAGAATGGATTGGTTAATATTGATGATTTAAATAAGATTATTGGAGAATTAAAAGGGATAGACATTAATGAGACATCATTCTCAGTTGAAAGCTTTAACGAATACAACAGTATTATCTCAGAAAAAAAAAATGATCTCTAA
- a CDS encoding DUF3685 domain-containing protein codes for MELIKKKSILIIAPSLIAESLSLKLTSLDNNLNITLDSSSKNLNPDLIIWNILNYQSEDLIRLELLKLKERWDESNILVIFSGELLNKTKVTPSLNSEGLLLNPSVDKVLESINIISEGGRVFDLENNPSVVVKKEKELTFNQKLLSSGLKQIDNEINYIFKYVNSDSTPEFYKFILKGRLRELITAKSFLIFLWGNSLDLYSEAIYTENKINIENKNTNTIFIKDKNTLEIWDLILDRLSKRYASTNFDVEFNNSSIILSGIKKEFISRLICTMLDELDNLIKNIKENYKEKDYKEDFNSLIEELKLNTISNITESYFRVKKNGESISINEYIYKEVTCNEKDRESHESIMFIDPIIKNEPIDFDGKLLPLYETESFIVLENIISNWIIRNCNLLASEVFNICSSWPELRTILINPQLQSTRSFERFRNNINNYNRWHENIYMPIYLYESKREYIDIIDSKFTRYYKNENREKELENLEWFQKQVTLLVEIRDAIAPQLEIAVKYIGNLFVNFLTKVVGKAIGLVGKGILQGLGRSSTK; via the coding sequence TTGGAATTAATTAAGAAGAAATCAATCCTAATTATTGCTCCAAGCTTAATTGCAGAATCTTTATCATTAAAGTTGACTTCATTAGACAATAATTTAAATATCACACTGGATAGCAGTAGTAAAAATTTAAATCCAGATTTAATAATATGGAATATTCTTAATTACCAATCTGAAGATCTCATAAGATTGGAATTATTAAAATTAAAAGAGAGGTGGGATGAATCAAATATTCTTGTAATTTTTTCTGGTGAACTTTTAAATAAAACAAAAGTAACTCCCTCTTTAAATAGTGAAGGTTTACTTTTAAATCCAAGTGTTGATAAAGTTTTAGAGTCTATAAATATCATCTCAGAGGGAGGGAGAGTATTCGACTTGGAAAATAATCCTTCTGTAGTTGTTAAAAAAGAAAAAGAACTTACTTTTAATCAGAAATTATTATCATCTGGTCTCAAACAAATTGATAATGAAATAAATTATATTTTCAAATATGTGAATTCTGACTCAACACCTGAATTTTACAAATTCATTTTAAAGGGAAGATTAAGAGAACTAATAACTGCCAAATCCTTCCTAATATTCCTATGGGGCAATTCCTTAGACCTTTATTCAGAAGCTATTTACACTGAAAACAAAATCAATATAGAAAATAAAAATACTAATACTATTTTTATAAAAGATAAAAATACATTAGAAATTTGGGATTTAATACTTGATCGTCTTAGTAAGAGGTATGCTTCAACCAATTTTGATGTTGAATTTAATAATTCATCTATCATTTTGTCAGGTATAAAAAAAGAGTTTATTTCACGTCTAATTTGTACAATGCTTGATGAACTTGATAATTTAATAAAAAACATAAAAGAAAATTATAAAGAAAAAGACTATAAAGAGGACTTTAATTCTCTTATTGAAGAACTTAAGCTTAATACCATATCAAATATAACTGAAAGCTATTTCAGAGTTAAAAAAAATGGCGAGTCCATCTCAATTAATGAATATATTTATAAAGAAGTAACTTGCAATGAAAAAGATAGAGAGTCACATGAATCAATAATGTTTATAGATCCAATAATAAAAAATGAACCCATAGATTTTGATGGCAAACTATTACCTCTATACGAAACAGAGTCATTTATTGTTCTAGAAAATATAATATCTAATTGGATAATAAGAAATTGTAATTTATTAGCCTCTGAAGTATTTAATATTTGTTCAAGCTGGCCGGAATTAAGAACAATACTGATAAATCCACAATTGCAATCTACAAGATCTTTTGAGAGATTTAGAAATAATATCAACAACTATAATAGATGGCATGAAAATATTTATATGCCAATCTATTTATATGAAAGTAAACGCGAATATATCGATATCATTGATTCTAAATTTACAAGATACTATAAAAATGAGAATAGAGAAAAAGAACTAGAAAATTTAGAGTGGTTTCAAAAACAAGTTACTTTATTAGTTGAAATTAGAGATGCAATAGCTCCTCAATTAGAAATTGCTGTAAAATATATTGGTAACCTTTTCGTGAATTTCTTAACAAAAGTAGTAGGCAAAGCTATTGGTTTAGTTGGGAAAGGAATCCTACAAGGTTTAGGTAGATCTAGCACTAAATAA
- the hisA gene encoding 1-(5-phosphoribosyl)-5-[(5-phosphoribosylamino)methylideneamino]imidazole-4-carboxamide isomerase, translating to MKLIPAIDLMNGKCVRLFKGDFNKKKDFSREPYEQAKYWENEGAKCIHIVDLDAAKTGIPTNDQSIQKIVKSVNIPIQIGGGIRSLERIKQLFSYGVDKVIMGTSAIENKELVKSLSTKFPSRIIIGIDAKEGKVSTRGWLKQSDVLATELVQEFSSFKIASFIVTDINTDGTLEGTNEVFIKKILEITDIPVIASGGVGSISDLLSLTKFEDSGLYGVIVGKALYENKFTISEASNILSTERINDIPINKDYYA from the coding sequence ATGAAACTAATTCCAGCCATAGATTTAATGAATGGTAAATGTGTAAGACTTTTTAAAGGTGACTTTAACAAGAAAAAAGACTTCTCCAGAGAACCTTATGAGCAAGCAAAATACTGGGAGAATGAGGGAGCAAAATGTATTCATATTGTTGATCTGGATGCTGCTAAGACCGGTATTCCAACAAATGATCAATCAATTCAAAAGATTGTCAAATCAGTTAATATTCCTATTCAAATTGGAGGAGGTATAAGATCGCTAGAAAGGATTAAACAATTATTTTCTTACGGCGTGGATAAGGTTATTATGGGAACTTCCGCTATAGAAAATAAAGAACTAGTTAAAAGCTTATCAACCAAATTCCCAAGCAGAATTATTATTGGAATAGATGCAAAGGAGGGAAAAGTAAGCACAAGGGGATGGCTAAAACAATCAGATGTATTAGCCACAGAATTAGTACAAGAATTTTCCTCTTTTAAAATTGCCAGTTTTATTGTTACAGATATTAATACCGATGGAACTCTAGAAGGGACTAATGAAGTTTTTATAAAAAAGATTCTTGAAATTACTGATATTCCTGTTATTGCATCAGGCGGTGTAGGTTCAATTTCAGACTTGTTATCATTAACTAAATTTGAAGATTCTGGACTATATGGAGTAATAGTAGGAAAAGCTCTTTATGAAAATAAATTTACAATAAGTGAAGCAAGTAATATTTTATCTACAGAAAGAATAAATGATATTCCAATTAATAAAGACTATTACGCCTGA
- a CDS encoding NAD-dependent epimerase/dehydratase family protein, with protein sequence MKILVMGGTRFVGKSLVSKLLNQNHDIDIFTRGNKTNPDNTNLIKGDRNDIECILKLKNKKYDVIFDISGREVEQTKLLIENLDDSFFRYIYVSSAGVYKDNYELPLSEDSPLDTNSRHKGKFETENWLVEKKIPFTSFRPTYIYGPGNYNKIENWFFERLFHLKSIPIPADGSLITQLGHVSDLSDVMIKCLDFEKSKNSIYNCSGERGVTIKGLIYLCAEVCGLNKTDIYLNKFDFEKLDPKSRKGFPIRLNHYQTDISKIKNDLNWKPKFDLLSGLKDSFIKDYQFKKDNKFDRTSDSVLFNA encoded by the coding sequence ATGAAAATTCTTGTAATGGGTGGAACAAGATTTGTTGGCAAGTCTTTGGTGAGTAAATTGCTAAATCAAAATCATGATATTGATATTTTTACAAGGGGTAATAAAACTAATCCTGACAATACAAATTTAATAAAAGGTGATAGAAATGATATCGAATGTATTCTTAAACTAAAAAACAAAAAATATGATGTAATTTTCGATATCTCTGGTCGTGAAGTAGAGCAAACTAAACTTCTTATCGAGAATTTAGACGATTCTTTCTTTAGATATATCTATGTAAGTTCAGCTGGAGTTTATAAAGATAACTATGAATTACCTTTATCCGAGGATTCTCCGCTTGATACTAATAGTAGACACAAAGGAAAATTTGAAACTGAAAATTGGTTAGTTGAGAAAAAAATACCTTTTACAAGTTTTAGACCTACTTATATTTATGGACCTGGAAATTATAATAAAATTGAAAATTGGTTTTTTGAAAGACTATTTCATCTTAAATCAATCCCAATTCCTGCTGATGGTTCCTTGATTACTCAGTTAGGGCATGTTTCTGATTTAAGTGATGTAATGATTAAGTGTTTGGATTTTGAAAAATCTAAAAATAGTATCTATAACTGTTCTGGAGAAAGAGGAGTAACTATAAAAGGTTTAATTTATTTGTGTGCAGAAGTTTGTGGTTTAAATAAAACCGATATTTATTTAAATAAATTTGATTTTGAAAAATTAGATCCTAAATCAAGAAAGGGATTCCCAATAAGATTAAATCATTATCAAACTGATATTTCAAAAATTAAAAACGATTTAAATTGGAAACCAAAATTTGATTTACTTAGTGGTTTGAAAGACAGCTTTATCAAAGATTACCAATTTAAAAAGGACAATAAATTTGATAGAACTTCAGATAGTGTTCTTTTTAACGCGTAA
- the pgsA gene encoding CDP-diacylglycerol--glycerol-3-phosphate 3-phosphatidyltransferase, whose amino-acid sequence MLNKTKNIKKLIANIPNILTISRLFLTFPLIIFLEINRPNFVFALIILGGITDYFDGYFARKFYLTTKFGAIIDPLSDKIFLLIPLLWLSKMEIIPFWSLAIILFRELIISALRTTKKDGLPASQLGKYKTFSFFIALIIFFQPFSKDLLSTLGITFYWLGFILTLITFIDYLRVKKNTI is encoded by the coding sequence TTGCTAAACAAAACAAAAAATATTAAAAAATTAATAGCAAATATTCCAAATATATTAACAATATCTCGATTATTTCTTACATTTCCACTAATAATATTTCTAGAAATAAACAGACCTAATTTTGTTTTTGCTTTAATTATTCTTGGAGGCATCACTGATTATTTTGATGGATATTTTGCAAGAAAATTTTATCTTACAACGAAGTTTGGAGCTATTATTGACCCATTATCAGACAAAATATTTTTGTTAATACCTTTATTGTGGCTAAGTAAAATGGAAATAATCCCTTTTTGGTCATTAGCAATAATATTATTTAGAGAATTAATAATATCTGCATTAAGAACTACTAAGAAAGATGGATTACCTGCCTCTCAACTTGGGAAATATAAAACCTTCTCCTTTTTTATTGCATTAATTATATTTTTTCAACCATTTTCAAAAGATTTATTATCTACTTTAGGAATAACATTTTATTGGTTGGGATTTATATTGACACTTATAACTTTTATAGATTATTTACGCGTTAAAAAGAACACTATCTGA
- a CDS encoding PCC domain-containing protein has product MRPHSLKLSPDSDLIICIKEYSLSNNLYGYVSGVVGNLSKACIQCPGNQEISKFEGNLEIVSLNGNFNNGDVHIHLSFADEGCNVFGGHLEEGSIIKKGTDILLVSFENETIDISNQNLTNNQSRVKVYILKNCPWSKRSLRLLDSLSIPHEAILIESDKEFQKVNSLSNHNTFPQIFLDDVFFGGYDELSKQAKHDYLNSFK; this is encoded by the coding sequence ATGCGACCTCATAGCTTAAAGCTATCTCCAGATTCTGATTTGATTATTTGTATTAAAGAATATTCTTTATCAAATAATCTATATGGTTATGTTTCAGGTGTAGTAGGTAATCTTAGTAAGGCTTGTATTCAGTGTCCTGGCAACCAAGAAATTAGTAAATTTGAAGGTAACTTAGAAATAGTATCCCTTAATGGAAATTTTAATAATGGCGATGTCCATATTCATCTAAGCTTCGCAGATGAGGGATGTAATGTTTTTGGAGGTCATTTAGAAGAAGGCTCGATTATTAAAAAAGGGACGGACATTTTATTAGTTTCTTTTGAAAATGAGACTATTGATATCTCTAATCAAAATTTAACTAACAATCAATCACGAGTTAAAGTATATATCCTTAAAAATTGTCCTTGGTCAAAGAGAAGTCTTAGGTTACTTGATTCGTTATCTATTCCGCATGAAGCGATTTTGATCGAGAGTGACAAAGAGTTTCAAAAGGTTAATTCTTTAAGTAATCACAATACTTTTCCTCAAATATTTTTAGATGATGTTTTTTTTGGAGGATATGATGAACTATCAAAACAAGCTAAACATGATTATTTAAATTCATTTAAATAA
- a CDS encoding SDR family oxidoreductase yields the protein MKIAITGASGKTGYRITEEAVKKGIKVKQIVRKNSKIPKNLKNTETFRISLDNKVALDKALENVDALIIATGARASLDLTGPAKVDALGVYRQLQSCKRVGIKRVILVSSLCTGKFFHPLNLFGLILIWKKIGENFLKNQNFDWTIIRPGGLKEIEKIKDENIDYSKEDTQFKGSIPRRLVAKCCIDSLSNKQSFNKTIEVTSSSENKKVSFKKAMQNI from the coding sequence ATGAAAATTGCGATTACTGGAGCTTCAGGTAAAACAGGATATAGAATAACGGAAGAAGCAGTGAAGAAAGGAATAAAAGTAAAGCAGATAGTTAGGAAAAATTCAAAGATTCCAAAGAATCTTAAAAATACCGAAACCTTTAGAATTTCATTAGATAATAAAGTTGCATTAGATAAGGCTTTAGAAAATGTGGATGCATTAATAATTGCTACTGGGGCAAGAGCTTCATTAGATTTAACTGGACCTGCAAAAGTAGATGCACTAGGGGTGTATAGACAATTACAAAGTTGTAAAAGAGTCGGAATAAAGAGAGTTATTTTAGTAAGCTCTTTGTGTACTGGTAAATTTTTTCACCCATTAAACTTATTTGGTTTAATTCTTATATGGAAAAAAATTGGTGAGAACTTTCTAAAAAATCAAAATTTCGATTGGACAATCATAAGGCCTGGAGGATTAAAAGAAATTGAAAAAATAAAAGATGAGAACATAGATTACTCAAAAGAAGATACACAATTTAAAGGTTCTATACCAAGAAGACTAGTAGCAAAATGTTGTATAGATTCCTTAAGTAACAAACAATCTTTTAATAAAACAATAGAAGTAACAAGTTCCAGTGAGAATAAAAAAGTATCTTTTAAAAAGGCTATGCAAAATATTTAA
- the nth gene encoding endonuclease III, which translates to MKKSERAEIILKELKELYPSPPIPLNHTNAFTLLVAVVLSAQSTDKKVNELTKELFKVADTPEKMKELGVSRIYEYIKQLGLSNQKSKNIYLLSKLIIEEFHGQVPNSFEELESLPGVGHKTASVVMSQVFNIPSFPVDTHIHRLSQRWGITNGDNVRQTEKDLKNIFPISEWNTLHLQIIFYGREHCTARGCDGTKCLMCRTLYPKRKKKFICKKP; encoded by the coding sequence ATGAAAAAGAGTGAAAGAGCAGAAATTATACTTAAAGAACTTAAAGAGTTATATCCATCTCCTCCAATCCCCCTTAATCACACAAATGCTTTCACGTTGCTTGTGGCAGTAGTATTAAGTGCTCAATCTACAGATAAGAAAGTTAATGAACTAACTAAGGAATTATTTAAAGTCGCAGATACTCCAGAAAAAATGAAAGAACTCGGCGTTTCCAGAATTTATGAATACATAAAACAATTAGGTCTTTCTAACCAAAAATCTAAAAATATTTACCTCTTATCAAAATTAATAATCGAAGAATTTCATGGTCAAGTTCCCAATTCATTCGAAGAGCTTGAATCACTACCTGGAGTTGGTCATAAAACAGCTTCAGTTGTAATGTCACAAGTATTTAATATTCCATCCTTCCCTGTTGATACACACATACATCGTTTATCACAAAGATGGGGGATTACAAATGGAGATAATGTAAGGCAGACCGAAAAAGATCTTAAAAATATTTTTCCAATCTCAGAATGGAACACTTTACATTTGCAAATAATTTTCTATGGAAGGGAACATTGTACGGCAAGAGGTTGTGATGGTACAAAATGCTTAATGTGTAGAACTTTATATCCCAAGAGGAAAAAAAAATTTATATGTAAAAAGCCTTAA
- a CDS encoding ABC transporter ATP-binding protein, producing MEKEALIIDDLHHKYDNQKISNWILNAINLKIEKGQLLGLLGPSGCGKTTLLRLIAGFEYPLKGKIILNDQEISNKNRILTPEKRKIGMVFQDYALFPHLTVLENAMFGLKDKKNKSRVNFLINIVGLDKFINRYPHELSGGQKQRLAIARALAPGTNFILLDEPFCSLDIHVKLKLRSELPNILRSCNASGLMVTHDPEEAMSICDKVAVMNEGKIHQVDSPLKLLENPKTIFVSSFILGNNILNLKKKENSFSCCIGEINTSSLEGKNNIKFISIPQKFISIKSSVDGDAKIVSKEFMGEYFMYKLSLKEETLRVRTNINDDLNVGDNCFLSIDKDCFCFLYPGAHKIFI from the coding sequence GTGGAAAAAGAGGCGTTAATAATTGATGATTTACATCATAAATATGATAATCAAAAAATTTCCAATTGGATATTAAATGCAATTAACTTAAAAATAGAAAAGGGTCAATTATTAGGACTTCTTGGACCTTCTGGTTGCGGTAAAACTACTCTTTTAAGATTAATCGCCGGATTTGAATATCCTTTAAAAGGAAAAATTATTTTAAATGATCAGGAAATTTCAAATAAAAATAGAATACTAACTCCAGAAAAAAGAAAAATAGGAATGGTTTTCCAGGATTATGCTCTTTTCCCTCATCTAACTGTTTTAGAAAATGCAATGTTTGGTTTGAAAGATAAAAAGAATAAATCAAGAGTTAATTTTCTAATAAATATTGTAGGTCTCGATAAATTTATAAATAGGTATCCACATGAATTATCAGGAGGACAAAAACAGAGACTTGCTATTGCTAGAGCTTTAGCTCCGGGAACAAATTTTATATTATTAGATGAACCATTTTGTAGTTTGGATATACACGTAAAATTAAAATTAAGAAGTGAACTTCCAAATATCCTTAGAAGTTGCAATGCAAGTGGATTAATGGTTACTCATGATCCTGAAGAGGCCATGTCTATATGCGACAAGGTTGCTGTGATGAATGAAGGGAAAATACATCAAGTTGATTCACCTTTAAAACTTTTAGAAAACCCTAAAACAATTTTTGTAAGTAGTTTTATTCTGGGCAATAATATTCTTAATCTCAAAAAAAAAGAAAACTCTTTTTCATGTTGTATAGGTGAAATAAATACTTCTTCTTTGGAGGGTAAAAATAATATCAAATTTATTTCTATTCCCCAGAAATTTATTTCTATTAAAAGTTCTGTAGATGGCGATGCAAAAATAGTTTCAAAAGAATTTATGGGTGAATATTTTATGTATAAACTATCGCTTAAAGAAGAAACATTAAGGGTCAGAACTAACATTAATGATGACCTTAATGTTGGAGATAATTGTTTTTTAAGTATAGATAAAGATTGTTTCTGTTTTTTATATCCTGGAGCACATAAGATCTTTATTTAA